The region TCAGATTAGAGAAGAAGTTCAGGTAGAGTTTTCGGAGTTCACCTATCTGTTCATCTACGAGCTGTTTGGTGGGCTTGGAGAGGAAGTTCCTGCCAAGGTATCCCTCGCTAACAATATTATAGCCTTTGATGGGGTAGCTTCTCTTTGTGGCATCACTGGGAGCTAGGATATCGGGCGCGAAGAGTACATCGTAATGTTCACTTAGCCAGTTGATGTTGGCTTTGGAGCAGTCGACCATTTCTTCGGCAAGATCACTTCCCTGACTCTTAAAGCCCATTAGGGCTGCCTCTATTAGTAGCCCGCCCGAACCACAGAATGGGTCTACTATAATATCCTCAGGCTTAGGCTGAGAAAGGTTGATCATTATTTGTGATAATTTGGGCGGAAGCATGCCGACCTTGCGATCGCGGCAAGGCTTGTCGTAATCTCGCTTGGAATAGGAGTCGATATCTTGCACCCCGGTGGTAAGAGCAATAGCCAGAGATGGCCCCGAATCGATAACAATTATTTCAAAGCCCTTATCGATTAATTTATTATACTTAACTGAGGCTGCATTTAGGGGGCTATCGGCTTTAGCCTGGACATAGCGGGGTTTAAGACCGGCCTGTTGCAAGCTTCGTTTCAGCTTAATACCAATCGGGGCCATAGCCATCTTGTATTTACCGTAGTAGCTAATACCGAAACTAAACTTGCCTTCGGGGTTTTGCGAAAGTATGAAGTTTGATATCTCGGTTTGAAGCGAAATGGGATTTTTATTTATGTTTTGCTTTATAACCCGGCCAGATTTAATGGCTCCACCAAGCATATTGATATCGACCTTGGCATCATCTGGGAGCTTGACCACATCATCGTTTAATAGGTTTGCCGAACCAAAGACCGCTATAGCTTCGGCCCTACATAAAAGTTTTTCCCTGCCTAGAATTAAAATTTGCATACTATCATTATAAACCTCGTACCATATAATGGCGAGCTGGGGTACAATATTGGTATGCGCTTACGACATTTCTTATTCTTTTTGGCCCTAATTATTATCTCTTTTTTAGCGATTATTCAGTTCGGCCAATTCAAACAATTTTTGCAGGTCATCGAGGGGATAAACTTGTCTTTGCTTCTAGTGGTATTTGGCCTGCGCTATTTATACTATTGGTCAAACACGAAATATTTTCAGTCGTATTTACATAATTTTAATCACGATATTCCATTTAAGGCCTTATTTAAAGATGTTATCACGATGAATTTCGCCAATACTGTATTCCCGACTGGAGGGGTAAGCGGTATTGCCATCATGCGTGGCCGGCTACGCAAACACAAGGTCTCGGCCCACACCACCACAATCGCTCAAGCATTTTGGATGGGCTTCACCGGTATTTCATACATTATTTTACTACTCCTTAGCCTACTATTGCTATTTTTATCTCAACGCATTGAGCAGGTTAGCTTTAGATTGATACTAATGGTTCTTCTGATAATGCTGGTGGGTCTATTAGTTATCCTGGCGCTGCTACTTAATCGCCATATTGCCGAGCATCTGAGCTACATGCTGACCAGGCCAATAAATTGGGTCTTAAAAAAGTTCAAGCGAAATGCCCTAGGGCGAAGTCAGATGCGTGAGTTGAATGTAAAATTTTACATGACTCTGTCTGAGTTTAGGCGCAACTGGAAGCAATTGCTGAGGCCTTTTGG is a window of Patescibacteria group bacterium DNA encoding:
- a CDS encoding N-6 DNA methylase produces the protein MQILILGREKLLCRAEAIAVFGSANLLNDDVVKLPDDAKVDINMLGGAIKSGRVIKQNINKNPISLQTEISNFILSQNPEGKFSFGISYYGKYKMAMAPIGIKLKRSLQQAGLKPRYVQAKADSPLNAASVKYNKLIDKGFEIIVIDSGPSLAIALTTGVQDIDSYSKRDYDKPCRDRKVGMLPPKLSQIMINLSQPKPEDIIVDPFCGSGGLLIEAALMGFKSQGSDLAEEMVDCSKANINWLSEHYDVLFAPDILAPSDATKRSYPIKGYNIVSEGYLGRNFLSKPTKQLVDEQIGELRKLYLNFFSNLKNQALRPTKVVVTMPFWVFDDQLVELNIIDEIIKLGYTKSEFESVRHNNLLYHREGQYTGRQILVFTK
- a CDS encoding lysylphosphatidylglycerol synthase transmembrane domain-containing protein; the protein is MRLRHFLFFLALIIISFLAIIQFGQFKQFLQVIEGINLSLLLVVFGLRYLYYWSNTKYFQSYLHNFNHDIPFKALFKDVITMNFANTVFPTGGVSGIAIMRGRLRKHKVSAHTTTIAQAFWMGFTGISYIILLLLSLLLLFLSQRIEQVSFRLILMVLLIMLVGLLVILALLLNRHIAEHLSYMLTRPINWVLKKFKRNALGRSQMRELNVKFYMTLSEFRRNWKQLLRPFGWCFLTLVLDIASLYMVFIALGVYPNPGVIIAAFLIALMASLLSIFTSGIGIFEIGMVGIMVGLGLSFDLSFSAAIVYRIIALWMFLPIGLYFYKRTMLDEK